The following proteins are encoded in a genomic region of Streptomyces sp. SLBN-31:
- a CDS encoding aromatic acid exporter family protein — translation MPDVREWRASLVRDVKRRRDPAVVQTLRSAVAATVAYVVALRLSPEAAPLTAPLTALLVVQVTLYATLTNGIRRVNSVVAGVLVAIAFSQLVGLTWWSLALLIVAALAVGRLVRVEEYVPEVAISAMLVLGVTTVGDTAWARIVETLIGAVVGMACNLLLAPPVWVDEAGESIEGLARRVRQLMLRMGEEASGRTPVEHATERLHEARRLDHDIVEVDAALRQAEDSLRLNPRVREGLLHRVVLRTGLDTLEICTVVLRVLARTFTDLAKERDPEPLFARETGAAVERLLSEIADAVVSFAVLVTTSVSVSAESAEARLAAELRQAGTTRDKLAQLLLEEVQRDARSWQLHGAVLTEVNRILDEMDTEHRSRRLLEELDRASAEQRERMPRLTRLRESLRDSGRLRVPEVLRRNRAGARRRSR, via the coding sequence GTGCCAGATGTACGTGAGTGGAGGGCGTCCCTCGTCCGGGACGTGAAGCGCCGACGCGACCCGGCGGTGGTGCAGACGCTTCGGTCGGCCGTCGCGGCGACGGTGGCCTACGTCGTCGCACTGCGCCTGAGTCCCGAGGCGGCCCCGCTGACCGCGCCGCTCACCGCGCTGCTGGTCGTCCAGGTCACCCTGTACGCCACGCTCACGAACGGCATCCGCCGGGTCAACTCGGTGGTGGCCGGCGTCCTGGTCGCCATCGCCTTCAGCCAGCTGGTCGGTCTGACCTGGTGGAGCCTCGCGCTGCTGATCGTGGCCGCGCTGGCGGTGGGGCGGCTGGTACGGGTCGAGGAGTACGTCCCCGAGGTGGCGATCAGCGCCATGCTGGTCCTCGGCGTCACGACGGTCGGCGACACCGCGTGGGCCCGCATCGTGGAGACGCTGATCGGCGCGGTCGTCGGCATGGCCTGCAATCTGCTGCTCGCGCCGCCCGTGTGGGTGGACGAGGCGGGTGAGTCGATCGAGGGGCTCGCCCGGCGGGTGCGGCAGCTGATGCTGCGCATGGGCGAGGAGGCCTCCGGGCGCACGCCCGTCGAGCACGCGACCGAGCGGCTGCACGAGGCGCGCCGCCTCGACCACGACATCGTCGAGGTGGACGCGGCGCTGCGGCAGGCCGAGGACAGTCTGCGGCTCAATCCGCGCGTGCGGGAGGGACTGCTGCACCGGGTCGTGCTGCGCACCGGGCTGGACACGCTGGAGATCTGCACGGTGGTGCTGCGGGTGCTCGCCCGTACCTTCACCGACCTCGCCAAGGAGCGCGATCCGGAGCCGCTGTTCGCGCGCGAGACGGGGGCCGCGGTGGAGCGGCTGCTGTCGGAGATCGCGGACGCGGTGGTCAGTTTCGCGGTCCTCGTCACCACCAGCGTCAGCGTCAGCGCCGAGTCGGCCGAGGCACGGCTGGCCGCGGAGCTGCGCCAGGCCGGGACGACCCGGGACAAGCTGGCCCAGCTGCTGCTGGAGGAGGTCCAGCGCGACGCGCGCAGCTGGCAGCTGCACGGCGCGGTGCTGACCGAGGTCAACCGCATCCTGGATGAGATGGACACCGAGCACCGCTCGCGCCGGCTGCTGGAGGAGCTGGACCGGGCCTCCGCCGAGCAGCGCGAGCGCATGCCGCGGCTGACCCGGCTGCGGGAGAGCCTGCGCGACTCCGGCCGGCTGCGCGTTCCGGAGGTGCTGCGCCGGAACCGCGCGGGTGCCCGGCGTCGTTCCAGGTGA